In the Primulina huaijiensis isolate GDHJ02 unplaced genomic scaffold, ASM1229523v2 scaffold3501, whole genome shotgun sequence genome, ATTAGGGCCAGGTGAATTATTAGCATTGGCATTAAATAATTTCACACAATCGTCGGAATTGGAAAGATCCAATGGTTCAGACACTTGACCGCTTCTCAACTTTTTCCGCCTCACCAAACCACGTGGTCGTTTGGGGATATTAAAAGCATTTCCATTTTTACCCAGAGCAAACGTGACGCCATGCAACAGTTTACTCCCACCACTCGATTCATGGCTAAAATCTGGCTCAGATTTCACGTCATTCGCACCATCCTTCCTACTTTTCTTAGCATCCAACTCTATACAACTAAAAGAAGCTCCCTTTccactcttcctcttcttctttttaACATACCCCTGATCATTTCCTTCCGAAACTTTCTTACTCACTCCAGCATCAGAAACCCTAGAGCTGTAAAGGCTCTTCAGATCCAAAGATTTTCTATCGGGACTATCAACACCACCAGCCTTCTTTACACTATTTTCCATCAAAAATTCCTTACCCCGATCGCCCCAACACGGTCAACCTTATTTTCATTTCCCATTCAGATCTGCCAACACAAGTCCACATTAAAAAAACAACAATCAATAATCAAAAAAGCGCACGAAATTATCAGCAATCATACCAACAACTACTAACTTCTATAAAAAGtcgatcaaataaaaaaaaccaatGAATCACTTAAAAAAAACGTGCAAACACATAAATTAGACATGCATGAATGTTTTCTGTTTATCTACCAAATAAATACTACCTGTGATTGGAATTGCTTTAAACGCCAAGCGGTGGAGTGGAGATCGAGCATTGGTGCTGTTCAGATTTGAGTTAAATTTGGGGAAAAGGATGCGAGAAAATCAGTTTTGATTTCAATCCCCTAACATTGAATTTTActgattatattttgattttgatttttttcttttctcttaGAGAAAGAAAATTTCTAGGGTTTGcttttttattcttaatttcCGTGAAGGCAAGGATTAACAAGAATTTCAAGtcggaaaaatgttaattttaaaggaaaaataactGGGCCACGTGGAATATTTTGTGAGCGTTGGATATTTTATCTGACGGTCTCGATAGTGTCGCTAACTGGAGTTTTACCGCAAGAAATAAAAATCGAGTGCTTTAGTTGCAACAGACGGTCTCGATTGAACAATAGCCGTGCACGTGTACGGCCTGATCTGATTCATCGTCCGAAATTGTTCGATTATTAGATTAATCCAGGTAATGCTTATgcagattatttttttaaaaaaaatgggttaaatgaattttttccttttatttttttaatttataatttttcaaaaataataaaaaaaaatttgtactaAACAAGCTTATATATTAGCTAAAAATTTAAGTACAACATCGACcaaaatgtatttattaaatatggCGTATTTCAAATGAGTTCcatacattaaaaaataaaatataattattccATTATAATgctaaaaaattacataaattattattattattattattatcatgacATTCTGAATCATGCACTGTTGTCTATTCTTGGACCAAATTGGCAACTATTTTAAGCACGTGGAATGATTTTCTTTTATATGCAAGTAAtttattaatcatatcaaaTGGCACGtgttgaatatatatattaatttgatgatgattgtatAATTATGCATATTCAAAATGTGATGCCATAAAAGAAAGTTTGAATGGTTTGTTCAAGAAAAGCTGGTCATGAGAAAAAGTAACGTCTCTCCTCATTCCTTTAGCCCAAGTTAGCAGCAACTTAAAGTGCTTCATCCTGAAATTTACGAGAATAGTATGGGACCATAATTATCATCTTGATATTTTGACGtcgttttatatattaaaattccaTATCCAAAACTCGTGggattaaaaatttcaaatgattCATTACTCTTATGAGTTCTGATGACTGCATTACCGAGTTGTAAAACGAGCTAGCGGTAGATCTAATGTCATGTTTTTTGCATCCGTCTAGCTCCACGCATACATGGAATTGTGAATGCTTGTGTCCATGGAAACATATATGGCTCAGACAGATTCATTATTCTGCGTGTTGTGATATACTCTCATCTACGCCATAAACTTACCTATGTTCAGAATAAATGCGGCAGTTAACTAATGGTCTTgcaaaacatattatttttatgtatataatgtcatggtttattgtttatgtgattaaatatattcataCTACTCACTAGATGTTTATCATGGATTAATATACTTAAGATGATAAATACTTCTATTATTGATATAAATGATATATCATTAACTataagaaaaatgttttatttgtCTATAGGATTATTGCCACTTCGACGACACTATAATGAATCGTTGATTATAATCTTGACCttgttttttattaaatgatatcACTTTTCAGTTAAGCCTGACTGAAAAATCGGGGAGTTTGCGATCACCAAGACAACCATCATGGACCGAACCACGAGCCGGATTTACTAATCATGGTTCTATAATTTATATCTATTTGAATTTATcttaagataaaaaaaagttattacatggataataaaaaaatgacaaagatATAAATTATTACATGATGCTGCGCGTTTGTATGTTAAATCGATTATAttcataatgaaaaataaaatctgtaatttaaatttaataaaactattaataatgtttttttaaaaaaaaaaagtttctatCTCAGTGTGGCAGATCGCATAAATTTAATAGTTAGGGGTTTAAATAATAACTACGAAAATCCCGAAGGGCTGTTTGGGAAACAAGCTGCGGGTATAAATGAGCCTCTCCTGCTCTGCAAATCTCAGCTTCCGTTTTCAGCGTCTCCATTTCTCTATTCACCAAACAAACCCTTATTTCTCagcctacacacacacacacctctTTGACTGTATCTATCTATTACGCCTTTTCACACAAACAAAAATCAACACAGTTGATCTTGTTGATTTATATATCCAGGCCCCCGTCTCTTCTCCCTCTCCGAAACCCTAATCCTCAGTTAACCCTAATCCCTGGAATTCCGAATCCATCGAAAGATTGTGATTAAGAGTTTTATATTGATATCATCAGGAAATCGGATTTCAGGTGTTTAATTCACACAAGTTCTGTCTTTTGGATTTTGGAAAATGCTTATCTATTTTtagattaattttgaaaattcagttttgcatatcaattgtttatttgtttgtttttctcttCACTTTTGAACTGTGTTAAGCATCTGTAATATTTGATTCACGAATCAAGTTCTTGTTACCATCGGGAGTTACTACGTCTGAGCTTTTCCTGAATTCTAATTTTATCCCCCTTGTTTCTTTaggttttttttatatctttgaGAAAAGCTCCGACAAAAATGGCAGGAGGTGGAAACAGGAGAAACGAGGGATCGTTGACAGCGAGCAACACCAATGTTTTTGCTGCACTTGATAGtttgaggaagaagaagaaatctGAGAAAGAGAAGAGCTCTTCTAAGGGTGTTGCAAAATCTGCTTCTGGGATATCGAAGGATTCCGAGGACAAGCCACAGGTGTACTGGGCTCCGACACCATTGACAGTGAAGTCGTGGGCTGATGTGGAtgatgaggatgatgatgattacTACGCGACCACTGCTCCTCCTCAGGCGATATGGGCTGGTTCTGGTCCGAATAAAGCTGAAGAAATGCAGCAACTTGATCATCTGGAGGTATGGGAAACAAGGTTTTTTGTATAATACCGAATTGGTTTTCTTTGTGCAATTATGTCGGTGAATTTACGTGTTTGTTATTCATGTTCGAATGTGGTTAATTCTTGTTAAATGTCATACCGCCGAAATTATGCATTTGTTCTTTGCATTTAACCATTTTCGGCCTATAACAAATTAACGCTTGCTATATCTTGATTTAATATTCTCAGGAGCTTTTTTATGAATGAATCTCTAGCATTTGTTATTCCTCGTACAAGCATATGATTTGCTTGAGTGAGTGATAGCATGGGATAGTAGAATTGGCTTTAGTGAGTTGTCATGTTGCTCTTGTTTGCCCTTTTTCCTTTCTAGGGTTTAATGTTTCTGTTACCAGAAATTTCctgattatataatttaatatattgtgATTTGTCCAAATTGGATGATGTCATTACAAGATCGTTTGCCACTTGTTTTGTGTTCTTTTATCAAACAAATAGGAAATTCATCAATGTGTATTGTTAGTGATTGTGATTCTCTGTCAAGACATCTTCTGATGTGAGCTAATACAGTGTAATGATGATGTTAATGAATTGATAATGTCAGAAGAGACTAATATTTATCTGGTATGAGTGGTATGTGCTCTTGGCCCTTTCCCTTGAGTCGTGCAGTTctcaataattatattaattgttattttgttaatttaaaataaggatCCAGCATTGTCCGGGAATAAAATGCTTGATACATCACTTTGTTGAATGGACGAACTTTGACCCCTTGCCGTCTTCttagaaaatattattatcGAATGCTACAATGATAGCTGATTACCTATCGATGTTGAGAAATCAAACATGAAATTTTCTCAATTTCCTATCAAAACCACATCCTATAGTGGTCTTCTTTTCCCAAGCCTTTTATTGGTTTTGTGACTTGTAATTATGACTtccaattttttaattatgactTTTGGTTGCCTACAAAGCACCGATTGCAAACATATTTTTCACCATCAACTTGACTTTCTGCTGAAACTGTAACAATTCTTTTATGCTTCTTGCATTAAGAAATATCAAAGTAGCGTTCAGCAAAAATCCCTATCGTGTGCAAGAAACATTTACACTAATCGTCGATGTTTGCAAAATATTTGAATCGTGAATTATATGTTGGTTTGAAATGCATGAATTGTATTTGTAATTAGCCTCGGTTTTCAATCAAATTTCAGGAAAGCGAAAGTGAAGATGAACTTCTTGTTGAAGGTGATGACGATTTGGAAGATGAGCCTGAAAATGAAGTGGAGCCTGAAAATGAAGCAGAGGTGCTAGCACAGCCGGAGCCAATGGCCAAAAAGCCTGTTGAACTTTCTCCAGCGCCTAAAGAGGCAGAAAGGCAGCTTTCCAAGAAGGAGATGAAGAAAAAGGAGCTTGCCGAGCTGGATGCTCTATTGGCTGATTTTGGAATTAACCAGAAAGAGAAAGCTGAAGATGAGCTAGCTGGTGACTACCATTCCTGGATTCTTTTAAACCACTAAATACCCCTGTCATACTGTGGACCTCGAGCTGAATTTCTCTTTTTTGATACATATATGCAGATCCCACCATGGAAAAGAAGGACGGACAGTTGAATGAAGGTGCAGAGAAGGACAATGCCCCTGCTGAATCAAAAAGcgcaaagaagaagaaaaagaaggatAGGGCTGCAAAAGAGCTGAAGGAACCTCAGGATCAACTCCAGCCCGATGTTTCGGATTTTCCTAATGGACAAGAAAAGCACGCTGCAGCTGAAGAAGTGGAGGAAGATGCATCTGGTGTTGATTTGAAAGAGCGGCTCAAAAGGGTGGCATCTTCCAAGAAAAAGAAATCCTCTAAAGATGTGGATGCTGCTGCGAGAGCTGCTTCTGCTGAGGCTGCAGCAAGGAGTGCAAGACTCGCAGCTGCGAAGAAGAAAGAGAAAAGCCATTACAACCAGCAGCCAGTTCGGTAAGAAAAGATTATCGCGGCTACTCAGTTGAATTTTTCATTGTTGGTTAATAAACTCAGATCTCCTGTCCAGTTTCTTGGTAGATGGACTTTACTATGATGTTACATTTCCCTTACCGATTTGGTGGTTACTGAGATCTTGTTATATTTGAGTACTTTGGACGTAATAGATCAGTTTGTAACATACCGGTACTCTTGTATCTatctttatcttttattttatcttattaGCTCATGGGGTGAATTTTCATTGATTTATCGCAGTGTGTCGCCGTACCATGTAAATTTGAACCAATCTTAtatcggaaaaaaaaaaactacatatAGAGTTTGAATTTTAATGATACTACATGTTTGATAATCCAGGCCCTTTTGATTGCTCTATAGTATTAAAGATGTccgtttttcttttatttcatgAACTACATAATTAAGTCAAACTTGAGGGTTTTTAAAGAAACACAAAtcgtatatttttatataagatTCTCAAATTCATCCCAAATATAAAGAAGGTTCTAGTTTTCTGATTTTAGAAGTAAGTCCACATGGACAAATTAAGAAGTGTTGTTGAGCGGAGAAATGAATAGCTATGTATATCAAATGAGAAGTACAAGCAAAAAATCGTTTCCCCTGTACTGCAAAAAATGCGGGGAAGGGAGGCTTGCACCTTCCGTTGAAAATAACACATGATCTatgtttttttcccttttattcttttgtttttcgCTTTTTTACCCTTCCTCGATCAAAACACAATTCAAAACTCGGATGCCCCAAGAGAAGTAAGGTCATCTTTCTGGAATTATTTATTCTTCTGTTTATATGAATTCAACTCAATTAAGAATCAAAGGTTCAGAATATTGGAAGAAATCATAGAGATAAGGGAAAAattcgaagaaaaaaaaaatgacaaaaaacaTAGACTACCCTTCAAGATTTTTTGAATTAAGATGTTGATGGttcaaaatcaacaatttcACGTATTTATGGAGTTCAATAAAGATTTGCAAGGATCGTCTGAGAATAAAATCCATATTGGGAAACTGAAGAAAGCGGGAggaagataaataaataaataatgggtGTGGATTATTACAATATACTGAAAGTGGAGAGGGTTGCATCAGAAAATATTTCTTTCGGTGAGATCTTCTTCTTGTTGCCCTTGTTTCATTGAAGCCAACGAGGCGTGCAACACCTTCAAATACCATTTTTTTATTGCAAAACTTCATGTGTTATTCATGCACATGATAAAAAAATGTAAGAATGAGAGCGCTTGAACTTCTCTCCGCTTTATACGCTTTCACTTGAACAACATTCTTGCATCACTCTTAGGTCTTGAGTGATCCTCAGAAAAGGCAAATCTACGATCAACACGGTGAAGAAGGTCTAAAAGACATGTTACCACCGGTTCGGCAGAAAACCGAAACAGTTTCAATCCTCAAGATGCAGAAGATATTTAGCTGAATTTTTTGGGAGTAGCCCATTTGGATTTGGATCAGGGGGAGCCAGTAGGTCGATGCGGTTTTCATGCGATGGAGGGACGTTTGGAGGATACAGTGGAAATGATAACATCTTTAGACACTATAGCGATGGAATGGAGTGAACATGGTAAAGAAACAACCACCTGTGGAGAGTAAATTGCCTTGCAGCCTTGAGGATCTGTATACTGGATCAACAAGAAAAACGAAGATATCTAGACAAGTGGTTCTAGAAAACGGGTACGTATGAtctttttattgcatgaaaccTCGTAACTTCGAGAGCATGCATTACAATATAAAATCATTACTTTTGCACctcaaaattattattgaatggTAATTAGATCAACAAAACCTTAAAGAATAGAAAGCCGGGCTAGAGTAAGCGTCAAGCGCCTATTCTTCAACGGGGTCttccttttaaaaaaatggatcCTGTTTGCAGGAGGTTGGCGCGAGAAACTGATATGTTAAACTATTGATATAAAACCTGGATGGAAAAAGGGAACGAAGATTACTTTTGAAGACAAAGGAAATGAGCAACCAAACCATCTCCCTGCAGACCTCGTAAATATTCAGGAGAGATGGCAATGACTTACTCATGAACTACAACGTAACGTTGGCAGAAGCGATCTGGGGTGTAACTGCGGAGGCCAAGACATTGGACTATCGAGATTTGTTGATCCCAGTGAATGAAATCATCAAGCCCTGGTTATGAAGTATTGGTTTCAGGAGAGGGTATGCCTGTTGCGAAGGAGACTTGGAATCGGGGTGATTTGAAAATCCGGTTCGAAGTTAATTTCCCCACAAGATTGACAACTGAGCAACGAGCTGCGCTCAAGCGGGCTCTGGGAGGTCGATATTAAAAGGGTTAAAGGGTTCCTAGTTATATTTTTCTGGTCGTGGACAGATGTTTCTTTCGCATCCATTGCATCTATCCACGTATGAACCAATGGTTCTTTTGGGATGTTTGATGAACGATGAGGGGTTGATTCTTGTTTTTTCTACCGACTCCCGCAGATTAATCATGtgttttatttgcatttttcttagaacagaaaggtatatataatatgacatttcattggtaaaataaaatttcacatATTTCAAACTCATTCTATGCAATCATATGGAATTATTCTCCGAAATAATGGTAACAAGTTAAACAATTTTCTCATCATTGTATGACCTAAAAACTGCTACAATCTTTATCACATGCAAACTAATACACAGTACACGTTTAAAATTATGGAATGCTAATAACAACATACCCGGCAAACTAAAACAGTAAAGACCCATCAGTCATGGCATTTGGGCATCAACTCAAAAATACACAAGTATACACCCTCCAGCGATAGAGAAATATTGTGCTGAATATTATTCACCGAGTTTTATCATATAGTTTGGTCTCGCAGGCTGGCGGTTGCTTGAGTCAGGGAACTCAAAATGGTCTCACCACATCTGTTTTGCAGAGAGGACACAAAGCGTTGATTTTCAGCCATTTATCAACACAATCTTGGTGAAAGAAATGGGAACAAGGCAACTCTCTGAGCTCATCATTGTGCACATATTTCGCCAAGCAAATACAGCATACCTGTGGAGCAGAATGACCAACCATATAATTCTTAGTCAGAAATACAGGGGTTCACAAAAGCTAGCTTGCATACTTATGCATCACATAAATTGAGTAAGGTTGCGTGCAAATTTGTTCTTATGGTTGAAAAACCACAAGAATGGAGTCaaatttggagaaaataaattcaatgaaaCAGTAAAATAACATCTAGGACTTAAATTAAAGTTGGGTTAGGCATTTGTTATATCAAGTTCAATTTATGTGACATAGATGCTTGTGATGTACTGACTAAGAAACTCAACATACACTGATAAATTTAAATGTCTATGCTACATATGGTGTTTtgacaaatttactttctaAACATCTATCTATTCATTGGCATCTAACCTTATATTTTTACAGAAAATAAAGGCAACAAGCACCTAGAGATATATTCTTAAATTATAGCTAAATCAGGCTTCAATGTCTTTTACACTTGCCCTTCCATAGACCAAAATAGCAAAAAGAATTTAGGAGAACAAAGTAGTCAAATCATTGAAATAAAtctatatataatgaaaaactTAGACATTTCTAGCATGAGATAACCAAAGCCTACCGCATCCTCTCCTGATATTAAACGCTCTTTTTCCGTTCCAGCAGCCACTATGCCACCTTCACCCACTCCCGAGCTACTTTCCTTGTTGCTGCTACTCTTAATTTTCCTTGCTTTGAATTTATAAGTTGGCAAAGAACTGATAGACTCTTGAGTAGCTCCTCTGTTTGGAGATGAGTCTTCTCTGAATCTCAGGACTGAAAATATACAAGGGAGGCAGCAGCAAATTGCCGCACAGAGGATAAAAGGCATCGCATATCCAATACAACTGAAGGTAAGAAACACTATACACAACCTGTATGTGAAGAAAATTCCAGAAGTTGAGCACAAGAAACCAAATAAATCAATATCTGTGGGACTCTGTGTGTGTAGAGAATGTATTATGGAAACAACCTGTACAAATTGGGAGCATCAGTTGAAGATGAGTGCCCTCCAAAAATCCAAACATTACCAACCACAAACCAAACGGCAAAAAAGCAATCCAAACCCATCTTGTAGTATTCAACAAACATCTTAAGCCTGCAAGAATAAGCCCAAAACATTTAGCTCTCATCAATGTACTCAGCGTTATTCATGATAACTAGACAAAAGAGGTCCAAGTTTCTATGCAATAAATGGTAGTATTAAAGAACAATACCATCAATAATTTATCAAATGTTAGATAACTTTTTCAAATGGTATCAATGTTAAATCACTTTTTCCAAGTCGCTAACTGAGACAACGGAAACTATAACTATTTAACATTCATGTATATATCTCCTTGGAAAAAAATCAGGACAAAGTACCACTTGACGGATATCACTCCAATATGACCTTCCTAAAGATAAATGACCATAAGTACCCAAAACTTATGTCTGTGCTAGTTCTTGGCAGAAAGAAAATTGAGGGGAAATAAGGTAAACTCAGGAAGGAACAAGTTTTCCATATATTAATATGCAAAGAAGCAAGAAGTAGATTGTTTAGACCAAAAATGTTATTATAAGATTATCGACCATTACAATATTATAAACGAGTTCACTCATGTATATATAGCAATATCATTCTGGCACATCAAATTCCTTCTTTTTCTTCAGTTTTAATCAAGGTCAGCACTCAACCACACCATTGAGTATTTTATCTGACATAACTCACCAATAACCTTCTTCTTCTCACGACATCTGCAGGctcacaaattttgaaaaataaaagcatTCTAGAGATATAGGGCCCAACTTTTATAATATTGGATGAAAAGATTAATGAGAACTGTGGTACCGAGATTTTTTCTCCTATATTTGTTGAAACCTTTTCCTATCATTTGGAACCTGTCTAATTGTTCTGTCAATGTGTGCTATTCCAATGCCCAAGCCATATTAAAATATCTAACATTTCTTCTCGAATGACTCTGCAAGATTTGTGACTGACTTCTCTAAACAAGACTTGTAACTAGATTCCTAGAGACATCACGAGAAAATGCATTGATGTTGTAAATAACATCTCAGCACATAATCCACCACGTTCAGTGACTCGCAACCACTCCCTTATTCCTGCTTGAAATTTTCTCCAAGCCAACAAGTTACAATCTTGAAATCACTTTGTGCATGAGGCAAAATCAAGGAGCAACAAAACACATCAAAGAAATCAACACGAGTGAAAACCACTTAAGTATCCACAACTGCAATTTCAAAAATCCAAATTTCATTGACAAATGCGACAACTTGATCCATCCCCGAAAAGGAaattaagaaagaaaaaaacaacAGTATTGATTTTGATTCCATTACAGCGTTGAGATATAATAAcatgaaaaaaacaaaacaaaaggattaaacaaaaattttgattaccTTGGATTTGGCATCCCATTACTTTGAATGCCTCTAGTTGTCGTTACAGTTGTCCAGCGATCTTCCACCCCCATAACTCTTCCAGTCAAAGAACCTGAACTATTGTTGTCTTGAGAGGACTCTTGACTTTGTTGAGAAGAAACCTGTTCAGAAACCTGGTTTCGATATTTAAAACGCCAATAGAGAAGAGGAAGAATCGCCAAACATCCAGATGCATAACCAACAATCCATGTTCTCAAAGGAGCTCGTGGTTTCTCATGATTTGACAGAGATAAAACAATAATAGCACCAATAATTTGGCTAACTGTCAGCACTAGCTCAACGGATATCCATAAACCTGAATTTAATGGACTCCTTTGGCGCCCTCGACTATTTCCTCTTCTTACTAGTGATGAATTCCTTGAGTTCGAGTCATTTAAAGGATATAGAGGAGCCCTTGAACTAGTAGACGTCCGATCTTCACTATGTTGCTGCTCCATGCTACTTGATGCCCTCTCACGGGAGGAGCCAGATGAAGAAGCATCACTACTAGTAGCAATTTCAATAACATGTTCATTTGCATAATGAATATCTGCTCGGTCCATTAACAACGAGACTTTGTTTGTTTGGCTTTTACGATGAAGTCCAAGCAAGGGCAAAGCCATGCAAGTTCACAGAGCAGACAAAGAAAGCAGATAACATGGAATAACACGCTTGCAAAAGTTAAATCCGTGATATAATTTGGTCACATCCGAATGTGGTGGAATTTTTCTCTACACCAGCCTGAGCATGTTAAACTCTGTTTCCTGGTCAATAACAGGAGGCAGGATGAACCACTAAGAGTAGAATGAATAGTAACCATGCTAACAAACTATTACACCTCTTTCAATAAAAACAAAACCATCAAATTATAAGAATTAAAGTATGAAATGCAGTGAATTATCTAGCCAACCAAACCATCTTAACTTGCACTATTTCGATCAAACCACCAATCATCAGCATAAACTCATCGAAATTACCATGACATTCCGAAACGAAAACATACAGTAAAAGGGGACAATAAAATCCTTCATTGACAAATAGATTTCAGTCTCCGGATGCTAAAATAGAGATCCCAATTAGCAAAGGCGTTAAATCGTTGATCATATTTCACGGACTATGACCAAAAGAATCCAAACCCCAAGTAGcaagaatttcaagaaaattaaactGAGCATTAGAAATGAAACCCAAAAAAAGAACGGAAAGACACCCACTCATCCACATGACAACCAACCAAAAGACCCATAAATGATCATGAAAATTATCAATCTAATCTAACAGATTAAGCAAAAGGAAAATATGATACTGACGAGTGTTTCAATATAGCCAGGGGAAAACCCAGACAGAGATTTCTGCTTTGGATCGcttattttgatgattttcggattattacttttgtctaatttgtagaaaataaattaaagagttCGTTTTTAATCGTCTTTCGATGTCTCGTATTTTTGCCTGGCTTGACGGAGTCATCCTAGAATATTCTATTAAATCAACAGTGGTCTGAATTTCTTTGtaataaaactatttttagaatattaattttttgaaatgaaatttccaattattattatctttaaacacatagaaattaaatattttacttctTGTTTTCACAATTCAAAGACATGACAAATTAATCTAATCGAGTTTAAATGGATTTGAATTAACTAAATTCATAATAGTTTTCCCATTAATTAAACAAccaattttcagttatgcattacatttttcaaaaaaaaatttcattttatatgCTAGGTAATTTTCTTGGAGTTGCCGTCgaactatattaatttttatattgtgtATGCTTATATTTGTATTCAATTTTGATATGTCATAACATACAATAGGTTAATG is a window encoding:
- the LOC140968322 gene encoding uncharacterized protein gives rise to the protein MAGGGNRRNEGSLTASNTNVFAALDSLRKKKKSEKEKSSSKGVAKSASGISKDSEDKPQVYWAPTPLTVKSWADVDDEDDDDYYATTAPPQAIWAGSGPNKAEEMQQLDHLEESESEDELLVEGDDDLEDEPENEVEPENEAEVLAQPEPMAKKPVELSPAPKEAERQLSKKEMKKKELAELDALLADFGINQKEKAEDELADPTMEKKDGQLNEGAEKDNAPAESKSAKKKKKKDRAAKELKEPQDQLQPDVSDFPNGQEKHAAAEEVEEDASGVDLKERLKRVASSKKKKSSKDVDAAARAASAEAAARSARLAAAKKKEKSHYNQQPVR